A stretch of Hippoglossus hippoglossus isolate fHipHip1 chromosome 20, fHipHip1.pri, whole genome shotgun sequence DNA encodes these proteins:
- the zbtb14 gene encoding zinc finger and BTB domain-containing protein 14 isoform X1: MAARAPCRRGSSRACESVPGTAGHAAGRPPVMMTETVKYVDDEHKSIFLKLLNEQRLEGEHCDIAVVVEDVKFRAHRCVLAACSNYFKKLFKKHEVDNSSVIEIDFIRSDIFEEVLNYMYTAKISVRKRDVNLMMSSGQILGIRFLDKLCSQKRDVSSEDKDKFPYDIVKMALPPEAQLAAESEVLGEHDDTPTADDLVEASANQELDKSPSAALRVQEAILKELTNEDVHKVTCYDPDVVTDMEAEPKELGAEHHATQTLTFADSMGEVKDEQPPGWSTATTDMKFEYLLYGHREQLACQVCGKSFLDESRLRKHEKLHSAERPFACEICTKAFTTHAHLKEHLKIHTGFKPYRCDVCGKSFIRAPDLKKHERVHSNERPFACQMCDKAFKHKSHLKDHERRHRGEKPFVCPSCTKAFAKASDLKRHENNMHSERKQLNPLQSDTETLQAAAMAAEEQHLDSIS, from the exons ATGGCCGCTCGAGCCCCGTGTCGCCGCGGCAGCTCGCGTGCTTGTGAGTCGGTGCCGGGGACGGCGGGGCACGCGGCCGGTCGCCCGCCGGTGATG ATGACGGAGACAGTGAAGTACGTGGACGACGAACACAAGAGCATcttcctgaagctgctgaacgAGCAGCGGCTGGAGGGCGAACACTGCGACATCGCCGTGGTGGTCGAAGACGTCAAGTTCCGTGCTCACCGCTGTGTCCTCGCCGCCTGCTCCAACTACTTCAAAAAACTCTTCAAGAAACATGAG gtggaCAACTCATCTGTGATTGAGATCGACTTTATCCGCTCCGACATCTTTGAGGAGGTGTTAAACTACATGTACACGGCAAAGATCTCCGTCAGGAAGAGAGATGTTaacctgatgatgtcatcaggacaAATCCTGGGCATCCGCTTCCTCGACAAGCTGTGCTcgcag AAACGAGACGTGTCATCGGAAGACAAAGACAAGTTTCCGTACGACATCGTGAAGATGGCTCTGCCGCCGGAGGCTCAGCTGGCTGCTGAGTCTGAG GTCCTCGGGGAGCACGACGATACGCCCACCGCCGATGACCTCGTTGAggcatcagccaatcaggagtTGGATAAGTCTCCCAGTGCAGCGCTACGTGTCCAGGAAGCAATCCTGAAGGAACTGACCAATGAGGATGTACACaag GTTACGTGTTATGACCCGGATGTGGTGACAGACATGGAGGCTGAGCCTAAAGAGCTAGGGGCGGAGCATCACGCCACCCAGACGCTGACGTTTGCTGACAGTATGGGCGAGGTGAAAGACGAGCAGCCGCCTGGTTGGTCTACAGCGACGACCGACATGAAGTTTGAATATTTGTTGTATGGACACAGAGAACAACTTGCCTGTCAGGTGTGTGGGAAGAGCTTCCTGGACGAGAGCCGCCTCAG gaaACACGAGAAGCTTCACTCGGCCGAGCGTCCGTTTGCGTGTGAGATCTGCACCAAAGCTTTCACCACACACGCTCACCTGAAAG AACACCTGAAGATCCACACGGGATTCAAACCATATCGGTGTGACGTTTGTGGAAAATCGTTCATCAGAGCGCCGGACCTTAAAAAACATGAACGAGTTCACAGCAACGAGAGACCATTCGCCTGCCAGATGTGTGACAAG gcgTTTAAACACAAGTCTCACCTGAAGGATCacgagaggagacacagaggagagaaaccatttgtCTGTCCGTCCTGCACCAAGGCCTTTGCCAAG GCATCAGATCTGAAGCGTCATGAAAACAACATGCACAGTGAGAGAAAGCAGCTGAATCCACTGCAGAGCgacacagagacactgcagGCCGCCGCCATGGCTGCAGAGGAGCAACATCTGGACAGCATCAGCTGA
- the LOC117754091 gene encoding guanine nucleotide-binding protein G(olf) subunit alpha-like: MGCLGGKTEEERLDEKAKREANKKIERQLQKERQAYKATHRLLLLGAGESGKSTIVKQMRILHVDGFNDEEKQEKTQDIRKNVKDAIVAIVSAMSSLTPPMPIGNPGNQFRVDYINSIAPLSDFEYTEEFFEHAQKLWEDDGIRACFERSNEYQLIDCAQYFLDKLDSVRRTDYTPTDQDLLRCRVLTSGIFETRFQVDKVNFHMFDVGGQRDERRKWIQCFNDVTAIIFVAASSSYNMVIREDNSTNRLRESLDLFRSIWTNRFLKTISVILFLNKQDVLADKILAGKSKLEDYFPEYNNYTVPVDAVPDADEDARVARAKFFIRDEFLRISTASSDGKHHCYPHFTCAVDTENIRRVFNDCRDIIQRMHLRQYELL; encoded by the exons ATGGGCTGTCTGGGAGGGAAGACGGAGGAAGAACGACTGGatgaaaaagcaaagagagaagcaAACAAGAAGATTGAGAGACAACttcagaaagagagacaggctTACAAAGCTACACATAGACTATTACTGCTGG gtgcAGGAGAATCAGGTAAAAGCACGATTGTGAAACAGATGAGGATTCTTCACGTCGACGGCTTCAACGATGA agaaaAGCAGGAGAAGACTCAGGACATCAGGAAAAACGTGAAGGACGCCATCGTG gccaTCGTGTCAGCCATGAGTTCGTTGACTCCACCCATGCCTATTGGTAACCCTGGCAACCAGTTCAGAGTTGATTACATCAACAGCATCGCACCGCTGTCTGACTTTGAATACACTGAg gagTTCTTTGAGCATGCTCAGAAGCTCTGGGAGGATGATGGCATCAGGGCATGTTTTGAACGCTCCAACGAATATCAGCTGATCGACTGCGCTCAGTA TTTCCTGGACAAGTTGGACTCAGTCAGGAGGACGGACTATACGCCCACTGACCAG gattTGTTGCGCTGCAGAGTTTTGACTTCAGGGATATTTGAAACCAGGTTCCAGGTCGACAAGGTCAACTTCCA TATGTTTGATGTAGGCGGACAGAGGGATGAACGCAGGAAGTGGATTCAGTGCTTCAACG ATGTGACGGCCATCATCTTCGTCGCCGccagcagcagctacaacatGGTCATCAGAGAGGACAACTCCACCAATCGACTGCGAGAGTCTCTGGACCTCTTCAGGTCCATCTGGACCAACAG gtTTCTGAAGACCATATCCGTGATCTTGTTCCTGAACAAACAGGACGTCCTTGCTGACAAAATTCTGGCGGGAAAATCTAAACTGGAGGATTATTTCCCTGAATACAACAACTACACAGTTCCTGTtgatg ctGTTCCAGATGCTGATGAGGACGCTAGAGTGGCCCGAGCAAAGTTCTTCATCAGAGATGAATTTTTG CGGATCAGCACGGCGAGCAGCGATGGGAAACATCACTGTTATCCTCACTTCACCTGTGCAGTGGACACTGAGAACATCCGGCGCGTCTTCAACGACTGTCGTGACATCATTCAGCGCATGCACCTGAGGCAGTACgagctgctctga
- the zbtb14 gene encoding zinc finger and BTB domain-containing protein 14 isoform X2: MTETVKYVDDEHKSIFLKLLNEQRLEGEHCDIAVVVEDVKFRAHRCVLAACSNYFKKLFKKHEVDNSSVIEIDFIRSDIFEEVLNYMYTAKISVRKRDVNLMMSSGQILGIRFLDKLCSQKRDVSSEDKDKFPYDIVKMALPPEAQLAAESEVLGEHDDTPTADDLVEASANQELDKSPSAALRVQEAILKELTNEDVHKVTCYDPDVVTDMEAEPKELGAEHHATQTLTFADSMGEVKDEQPPGWSTATTDMKFEYLLYGHREQLACQVCGKSFLDESRLRKHEKLHSAERPFACEICTKAFTTHAHLKEHLKIHTGFKPYRCDVCGKSFIRAPDLKKHERVHSNERPFACQMCDKAFKHKSHLKDHERRHRGEKPFVCPSCTKAFAKASDLKRHENNMHSERKQLNPLQSDTETLQAAAMAAEEQHLDSIS, encoded by the exons ATGACGGAGACAGTGAAGTACGTGGACGACGAACACAAGAGCATcttcctgaagctgctgaacgAGCAGCGGCTGGAGGGCGAACACTGCGACATCGCCGTGGTGGTCGAAGACGTCAAGTTCCGTGCTCACCGCTGTGTCCTCGCCGCCTGCTCCAACTACTTCAAAAAACTCTTCAAGAAACATGAG gtggaCAACTCATCTGTGATTGAGATCGACTTTATCCGCTCCGACATCTTTGAGGAGGTGTTAAACTACATGTACACGGCAAAGATCTCCGTCAGGAAGAGAGATGTTaacctgatgatgtcatcaggacaAATCCTGGGCATCCGCTTCCTCGACAAGCTGTGCTcgcag AAACGAGACGTGTCATCGGAAGACAAAGACAAGTTTCCGTACGACATCGTGAAGATGGCTCTGCCGCCGGAGGCTCAGCTGGCTGCTGAGTCTGAG GTCCTCGGGGAGCACGACGATACGCCCACCGCCGATGACCTCGTTGAggcatcagccaatcaggagtTGGATAAGTCTCCCAGTGCAGCGCTACGTGTCCAGGAAGCAATCCTGAAGGAACTGACCAATGAGGATGTACACaag GTTACGTGTTATGACCCGGATGTGGTGACAGACATGGAGGCTGAGCCTAAAGAGCTAGGGGCGGAGCATCACGCCACCCAGACGCTGACGTTTGCTGACAGTATGGGCGAGGTGAAAGACGAGCAGCCGCCTGGTTGGTCTACAGCGACGACCGACATGAAGTTTGAATATTTGTTGTATGGACACAGAGAACAACTTGCCTGTCAGGTGTGTGGGAAGAGCTTCCTGGACGAGAGCCGCCTCAG gaaACACGAGAAGCTTCACTCGGCCGAGCGTCCGTTTGCGTGTGAGATCTGCACCAAAGCTTTCACCACACACGCTCACCTGAAAG AACACCTGAAGATCCACACGGGATTCAAACCATATCGGTGTGACGTTTGTGGAAAATCGTTCATCAGAGCGCCGGACCTTAAAAAACATGAACGAGTTCACAGCAACGAGAGACCATTCGCCTGCCAGATGTGTGACAAG gcgTTTAAACACAAGTCTCACCTGAAGGATCacgagaggagacacagaggagagaaaccatttgtCTGTCCGTCCTGCACCAAGGCCTTTGCCAAG GCATCAGATCTGAAGCGTCATGAAAACAACATGCACAGTGAGAGAAAGCAGCTGAATCCACTGCAGAGCgacacagagacactgcagGCCGCCGCCATGGCTGCAGAGGAGCAACATCTGGACAGCATCAGCTGA